The Terriglobales bacterium genome includes the window GGCGGTGGACGACTGCCGGGCGAAGGGGCAGAACGTGAGCGCGAGCGTGGTGGGCGCCGACGGGATCCGGCAGGTGGTGATCCGCGGCGACGGCGCCTCGCCGCACACGGTGGAGAACAGCTTCAACAAGGGCTACACCATGATCACGCTCGGGCCCATCCAGAAAAAGGATTCGACGGGCGAGATCGCGGCGGCGATGACGCGGTCGCCGGCGACTTCGACCACGATGCCGGCGGCGTCGCTGCCCGGGCTGACGTTCACGCCGGGCGGCGTGGCGGTGAAGGTGGACGGCGTGATCATCGCGGGGCTCGGAGTCTCGGGCGCGCCTTCCGGCGACATCGATGAAGGCTGCGCGCGCGCCGGCCTGGCGAAGATCGAGGCGCACTTGAAGCAGTAGGTGCGGACTGTCATGCGGCGCTTGCTTGCCATCACGCTGGTCGCGGTGTCGCTGAACGCGGCGGCGGCGGAGCCTTCGTCGCCGCCGCGGAAG containing:
- a CDS encoding heme-binding protein gives rise to the protein MRRVLGSVVVVLLVLGGVRLWTQSAAPAPTLRTMKALPAAWSVEAAMAAVDDCRAKGQNVSASVVGADGIRQVVIRGDGASPHTVENSFNKGYTMITLGPIQKKDSTGEIAAAMTRSPATSTTMPAASLPGLTFTPGGVAVKVDGVIIAGLGVSGAPSGDIDEGCARAGLAKIEAHLKQ